A part of Olleya sp. Bg11-27 genomic DNA contains:
- a CDS encoding thioredoxin family protein has protein sequence MKRITAVLSMIALCAIVLVSCKDKGDHKHGPDDKHHEGDRKGPPHGGDRKGPPKGGSPEQTKTLEEIGGYNIGDVATDFNLKNVDGAMVSLASVKDAKGYIVTFTCNECPFAKLYEDRLIALHNTYAPQGYAVIAINPNSPENEKEGYAAMQARAKEKGFPFAYLVDEGQKIYPQYGAVRTPHVFVLDKDRKVQYIGAIDDNSKSPEDVKVKYVEDAIKALEAGEKPAVTLTKAIGCPVKASRG, from the coding sequence ATGAAAAGAATAACTGCAGTATTATCTATGATTGCATTGTGTGCAATTGTACTAGTGTCTTGTAAGGACAAAGGAGATCATAAACATGGACCGGACGATAAGCATCATGAGGGTGACCGAAAAGGCCCACCGCATGGAGGTGATAGAAAAGGACCACCAAAAGGCGGTAGTCCAGAGCAAACTAAAACGTTAGAAGAAATTGGAGGGTATAACATTGGAGACGTTGCAACGGATTTTAATCTTAAAAATGTAGATGGCGCAATGGTGTCTTTAGCAAGTGTAAAAGATGCTAAAGGGTATATTGTAACCTTTACTTGTAACGAGTGTCCTTTTGCAAAATTATATGAAGACCGTTTAATCGCGTTACACAATACATACGCGCCACAAGGGTATGCTGTAATAGCAATCAATCCAAATAGCCCTGAAAACGAAAAAGAAGGTTATGCCGCAATGCAAGCTAGAGCTAAAGAAAAAGGATTTCCGTTTGCATACTTAGTTGATGAAGGACAAAAAATATATCCACAATACGGAGCTGTAAGAACACCGCACGTATTTGTATTGGATAAAGATCGTAAAGTCCAATATATTGGTGCAATTGATGATAATTCTAAATCACCAGAGGATGTAAAAGTTAAATATGTTGAAGACGCGATTAAAGCATTAGAAGCCGGAGAAAAACCAGCGGTTACTTTAACAAAGGCAATAGGATGTCCAGTAAAAGCAAGTAGAGGATAA
- a CDS encoding TlpA family protein disulfide reductase, producing MEKTFFLKQKWQRPLMMLVVFCLVVSCNNTKSNAVVIANNDTIPVYNFDQLEPLLYTEHNKTYIVNFWAMWCAPCVKELPYIKAYADKHPEVEVLLVSMDFPKDIETKLKPFLKQKNITNKVVILDDPDANTWINKIDPNWSGAIPYTIIFNNTKRAFFERSFESETDLETEINNTINN from the coding sequence TTGGAAAAAACATTCTTTTTAAAACAAAAATGGCAACGACCACTTATGATGTTGGTTGTGTTCTGCTTAGTTGTAAGCTGTAACAATACTAAAAGTAATGCTGTAGTTATTGCAAATAACGATACTATTCCTGTTTATAATTTTGACCAGTTAGAACCTTTGTTATATACAGAGCATAACAAAACTTACATTGTTAATTTCTGGGCTATGTGGTGCGCCCCTTGCGTTAAAGAACTACCATATATAAAAGCTTATGCAGATAAACATCCTGAGGTTGAGGTGTTATTGGTTAGTATGGATTTTCCTAAAGATATTGAGACCAAACTAAAGCCCTTTTTAAAGCAAAAAAATATTACTAATAAAGTAGTGATTTTAGATGACCCCGATGCTAATACCTGGATAAATAAAATAGATCCTAATTGGTCGGGAGCCATACCGTATACCATTATTTTTAATAATACAAAGCGTGCGTTTTTTGAGCGCTCGTTTGAAAGTGAAACTGATTTAGAAACTGAAATAAATAATACAATTAATAACTAA
- a CDS encoding PD40 domain-containing protein, whose protein sequence is MRLKYTPLLVLVIALINLSCKDTKTEQAVTLNLEVTTNSVALFGDGVVSTGLYERDLAISPDGNQLIYTLGDYKQQRRSLVQLDKVDGVWSDPELVSFSGTYQDIEPFYANQGNTLFFASNRPIDKDSTRKDYNIWYSTKTDGQWGQPKALNTTINTEEDEFYPSVSNNGNLYFTATKAEGIGKEDIFMSKKVNGVYQKATVLDSTINTKYYEFNAYVTPEENVLIFSSYGRADGFGGGDLYYSVKDKSGHWSPSKNMGKDINSEKLDFCPFVDVNRNNFYFSSERFVVDSSKINTVKELKAFANRAQNGTANIYAIGLDALELGL, encoded by the coding sequence ATGAGATTAAAATACACGCCATTATTAGTTTTGGTTATAGCTTTAATTAATTTAAGTTGCAAAGACACTAAAACAGAACAGGCAGTCACATTAAATTTAGAAGTAACCACAAATAGTGTTGCGCTATTTGGAGATGGTGTTGTTTCTACTGGATTATACGAGCGTGATCTTGCTATTTCGCCTGATGGGAATCAGTTAATCTATACTTTAGGCGATTACAAACAGCAAAGAAGAAGTTTAGTGCAGCTTGATAAAGTAGATGGAGTCTGGAGTGATCCAGAATTAGTTTCTTTTTCGGGCACTTATCAAGATATCGAACCGTTTTATGCGAACCAAGGCAATACCTTGTTTTTTGCATCCAATAGACCAATAGACAAGGATAGTACACGTAAAGATTATAATATTTGGTACAGTACTAAAACAGATGGTCAATGGGGACAACCAAAAGCGTTAAACACGACTATCAATACAGAGGAAGACGAATTTTATCCTTCTGTTAGCAATAATGGGAATCTTTATTTTACAGCAACTAAAGCAGAAGGAATTGGTAAAGAAGATATTTTTATGTCCAAAAAAGTCAATGGCGTTTATCAAAAAGCAACCGTTTTAGATAGTACTATAAATACAAAGTATTATGAGTTTAATGCTTATGTTACTCCTGAAGAAAATGTATTGATATTTAGTTCTTACGGAAGGGCAGATGGTTTTGGAGGTGGCGATTTATATTATAGCGTAAAAGATAAGAGTGGTCATTGGAGTCCATCTAAGAACATGGGGAAAGACATTAATTCCGAAAAGTTAGATTTTTGTCCTTTTGTGGATGTTAACCGAAACAATTTCTATTTTTCAAGTGAAAGATTTGTCGTTGATTCATCTAAAATAAACACAGTAAAAGAATTAAAAGCATTTGCTAATAGAGCTCAAAACGGAACAGCGAATATTTACGCCATTGGATTAGATGCACTAGAGTTAGGGTTGTAA
- a CDS encoding APC family permease produces MSKQITLKDAISIGIGGMVGGGIFAVLGLAVSLAKGGTPVAFLFAGIIALLTAYSYAKLSRKFPENGGTVRFVHQQFGNGVFAGGINNLLWISYIVMLALYASAFGSYAAELFLITGDKAIDVRICQTSIIIIALAVNYLSVSLVGRIESVAVIVKLLILVAFIGIGFYGFSLHPENLHQLQPSNWESPFLLLSGGMVIFVAYEGFELIANSISDLKDREKNTEKAYFGAVGFVVVLYILIAIVTVGSLPFDKIASAKDYVLAQAAAPTLGQVGFTIITITALISTFSAINATILGSGRVNYDIAEDQELPRYFCHIFWGKPIGYLITAILSIILVNVFNLESISTAGSAGFLLIFCLVNYIGFKKYQELESKKSIHLIASVLCLLAFCTLIVQQFETNVTGVLVALGIILFCFVMEWVYKTVGFKK; encoded by the coding sequence ATGAGTAAACAAATAACATTAAAAGATGCTATTTCCATTGGTATCGGAGGTATGGTTGGTGGTGGTATTTTTGCCGTTCTTGGATTGGCTGTGTCGTTAGCAAAAGGAGGTACCCCAGTCGCTTTTTTATTTGCAGGTATTATCGCCTTGTTAACGGCTTATTCTTATGCTAAATTGTCTAGAAAATTTCCAGAAAACGGAGGGACCGTTAGGTTTGTGCATCAACAATTTGGAAATGGGGTGTTTGCCGGAGGAATAAACAATCTACTTTGGATAAGTTATATTGTGATGTTAGCTTTATATGCTTCGGCATTTGGATCTTATGCTGCCGAGTTGTTTTTGATTACAGGAGACAAGGCTATCGACGTACGTATTTGTCAAACGTCTATAATTATAATAGCCTTGGCTGTTAATTATTTAAGTGTCAGTCTGGTTGGTCGTATAGAGTCTGTTGCAGTTATTGTAAAATTGTTGATATTAGTAGCCTTTATTGGGATTGGGTTTTATGGTTTTTCCTTACACCCAGAAAATTTACATCAATTACAGCCCAGTAATTGGGAAAGTCCTTTTTTATTACTCTCTGGAGGAATGGTGATTTTTGTAGCTTATGAAGGTTTTGAGCTAATAGCCAACTCTATTTCAGACTTAAAAGACCGCGAAAAAAATACCGAAAAGGCCTATTTTGGAGCAGTCGGTTTTGTGGTTGTTTTGTATATTTTAATTGCCATAGTTACCGTTGGGTCTTTACCTTTTGATAAAATAGCAAGCGCTAAAGACTATGTTTTAGCACAGGCTGCGGCACCTACTTTGGGGCAAGTCGGATTTACTATTATTACCATTACGGCACTAATATCTACCTTTTCGGCTATTAATGCAACCATTTTAGGAAGTGGACGTGTCAATTATGACATTGCCGAAGATCAAGAATTACCACGTTATTTTTGCCATATTTTTTGGGGCAAACCTATTGGTTATTTAATAACTGCTATCTTATCCATTATATTGGTTAATGTCTTTAATCTTGAAAGTATTTCGACAGCCGGAAGTGCCGGTTTTTTGTTGATTTTTTGTCTAGTTAACTATATCGGTTTTAAAAAGTATCAAGAATTAGAGTCTAAAAAAAGCATTCATTTAATAGCTAGTGTTTTGTGTTTATTGGCTTTTTGTACGCTTATTGTTCAGCAATTTGAAACTAATGTCACTGGTGTTTTAGTCGCTTTAGGTATTATTTTGTTTTGCTTTGTAATGGAGTGGGTGTATAAAACTGTTGGCTTTAAAAAGTAA
- a CDS encoding sensor histidine kinase, with protein sequence MKELYTQLFQKHKTEDNTTLTYMDSLQRDIAIGSWEVNLQDNTVTWSAMTKTIHEVEQDYQPDTKEGINFFLEGYNRDLINLLFTRAVNNQEPYDREFQLKTAKNNIKWVRIVAYPVLENNVTRKVIGVLQDITEKNNTLNELKLKEELIRTTFEHAPNAMALVSLSGRIITLNKSFCDYLGYTKEELIGVKINKLSHPDDIDLIPANIKKLIDGESDKFQCEKRYIKKEGSFINCILSISILRDEKNQPVHFISHLIDISERKVAYKKVETLLATTKNQNEKLLNFAHIVSHNLRSHAGNLEMLLDIMKTDMPECTENEFFPLIQEAVNNLSETICNLNEVSIINSKKQKNLKSINLLKCTNTALANFKAKIIDTNAKINLSIDSALNVLAIPAYLDSILLNLISNSIKYKRPDVHPVITITAEKIEDYIKITVADNGLGINLDLHKNKIFGLYKTFHKHKEARGLGLYITKNQIEAMQGTIEVASKINQGTTFTILLKDETH encoded by the coding sequence ATGAAAGAACTTTACACTCAGTTATTTCAAAAACACAAGACCGAAGACAACACCACATTAACTTACATGGATTCTCTACAAAGAGACATTGCGATTGGCTCTTGGGAAGTCAACCTTCAAGACAACACTGTTACTTGGAGTGCTATGACAAAAACCATTCATGAGGTAGAACAAGATTATCAACCCGATACCAAAGAAGGTATTAATTTTTTTTTAGAAGGCTACAACCGCGACTTAATCAATCTATTATTTACTCGTGCGGTTAATAATCAAGAACCATATGACCGAGAGTTTCAATTAAAAACAGCAAAAAACAATATCAAATGGGTCCGCATTGTCGCTTATCCTGTATTAGAAAATAATGTCACCCGCAAAGTCATTGGCGTTTTACAAGATATTACCGAAAAAAACAATACGCTTAACGAACTGAAATTAAAAGAAGAACTAATACGTACTACTTTTGAACATGCTCCAAACGCCATGGCTTTAGTTAGTTTGTCAGGTAGAATAATAACATTAAACAAAAGTTTTTGTGATTACTTAGGATATACAAAAGAAGAGCTTATTGGCGTTAAAATAAATAAACTGTCTCACCCAGACGATATAGATCTTATTCCTGCCAATATTAAAAAACTGATCGATGGGGAGTCCGATAAATTTCAATGTGAAAAACGCTATATCAAAAAAGAGGGGTCGTTTATAAATTGCATATTATCTATATCTATATTAAGAGACGAAAAGAACCAACCTGTTCATTTTATATCACATCTGATAGACATATCAGAACGTAAAGTGGCTTACAAAAAAGTAGAAACACTATTAGCCACAACAAAAAACCAAAATGAAAAGTTGTTAAATTTCGCCCATATTGTATCTCATAATTTACGATCGCATGCTGGTAACCTAGAAATGTTATTAGATATAATGAAAACCGACATGCCTGAATGTACAGAAAACGAGTTTTTTCCTTTAATACAAGAGGCTGTCAATAATCTAAGTGAAACTATTTGTAATTTAAATGAAGTCTCAATAATAAATTCTAAAAAACAAAAAAACTTAAAAAGCATCAATTTATTAAAATGCACCAATACTGCTTTAGCCAATTTTAAAGCAAAAATTATTGATACAAATGCTAAAATAAATTTGTCTATCGACAGTGCATTAAACGTTTTAGCAATTCCGGCCTACCTGGATAGTATTTTATTAAACCTAATATCTAATAGTATTAAATACAAAAGGCCAGACGTCCATCCTGTAATTACTATAACTGCGGAAAAAATCGAAGATTATATAAAAATCACCGTTGCAGATAATGGGCTTGGTATTAATTTGGATCTTCATAAAAATAAAATTTTCGGACTATACAAAACCTTTCATAAACATAAAGAAGCAAGAGGCTTAGGTCTTTATATTACAAAAAATCAAATTGAAGCCATGCAGGGTACAATTGAAGTGGCAAGTAAAATAAATCAGGGCACAACCTTTACAATATTATTAAAAGATGAAACACATTAA
- a CDS encoding response regulator, whose amino-acid sequence MKHINSTCLIDDDHIFIYAVKRILKTSQLCDDFTVFNNGEDAINGLKKAVTEKQHIPDLILLDINMPIMDGWQFLDEFKKLKTSKKITLYIVSSSVDPADLNKAKEYEQITDFIVKPITRSNLIKTLEQIDIGQ is encoded by the coding sequence ATGAAACACATTAATTCCACCTGCCTAATTGATGATGATCACATCTTTATTTATGCAGTAAAAAGAATACTTAAAACATCTCAGCTATGTGACGATTTTACCGTTTTTAATAATGGAGAAGATGCTATAAATGGATTAAAAAAAGCAGTAACCGAAAAACAACATATTCCTGATTTAATCTTGTTAGATATTAACATGCCCATCATGGATGGTTGGCAATTTTTAGATGAATTTAAAAAACTAAAAACTTCAAAAAAAATCACACTTTACATTGTCAGCTCTTCTGTGGATCCCGCTGATCTTAATAAAGCGAAAGAATACGAACAAATAACAGACTTTATAGTAAAACCGATAACAAGAAGCAACCTTATAAAAACGCTTGAACAAATAGATATCGGCCAATAA
- a CDS encoding T9SS type A sorting domain-containing protein, producing the protein MTTKLHYLKNRIALLTVLLFSFSNQAQDTPFNCDVNAYLFQYNDVYAIDLASGNSYLVASDVTPGNINATAYNAADGYIWGYLSSPSQTIVRIGDDFQTTSFTIPELSSGNKYVGDISPEGIYYFKAGGTSYFKVDLDPDSPTYTQYLSTENLSQNISIHDWAFNAVDGNLYAVEKNSNILYRIDPITSVVQSLGEVPILSGLNYTYGAVYFDADGRFYVSANQTGTIYAIQNVQDVTATSSMDSNLFAFGPSSASNDGARCPTAPVLQEICDNGIDDDGDGLIDCEDPSCSGFGSCAVIAAPTTANDGGLESNGRLSEAINKRNFNRAKNSYKFNQKTAKRVSRDTGNTAYRTTSNSFQLQDFVPLTTINEDYAIDSTPLDLLNITNATEVYSVDYMQNGASIASVLALKTENGVYEHTKYICDRLLGAELISVSTMDINDQAFIKSIIKNADGSFEYVISLAAKVKNNDANFAIESHWNLDLYEENVTFYNFQIWSDSMDDLYSLAQEVLNLLDAEKSISDYQLSTPPTVFVRKGKYNNGALDLQIINTNATNAVTFDSGFRVTETSAFDYTSSNLDLDENYITDITVQTGHLFDVGFRIGDGLNTPDDLFMSDGPWGVDDSEGSTIVNTYEVTENTIAFDEQDFPVERNVILNATTSTYFATYRALTPRFKAVDLTAYDSFNLQAKGTGNLEITLVKQSITNWEEQYKTTIALTDDFEEVEIPFVDFASTLGAEFDANDIVTIVFTIVSEDGITTTKEMNLQNVRFSNKSSLSTTNFEANTNSLAIYPNPMVDTANLHFTVNNTETVQLTIYNQLGKMVYNTTVTAQPGKNQIALEKQNLSTGLYICKLSSTQMHYNPLKLLVK; encoded by the coding sequence ATGACAACAAAACTACATTATTTAAAAAATCGAATAGCCTTACTTACGGTATTGCTTTTTAGTTTTTCAAATCAAGCACAAGACACGCCATTTAACTGTGATGTTAATGCGTACTTATTTCAGTACAATGATGTGTATGCGATCGATTTGGCGTCTGGTAATTCTTATTTAGTAGCAAGTGATGTTACTCCAGGGAATATAAATGCAACAGCTTATAATGCTGCTGATGGTTATATTTGGGGCTATTTAAGTTCGCCTTCTCAAACAATTGTAAGAATAGGGGACGATTTTCAAACGACTTCATTTACTATTCCAGAATTATCATCAGGGAATAAATATGTTGGAGATATTAGTCCAGAGGGAATTTATTATTTTAAAGCTGGTGGAACAAGCTACTTTAAAGTTGATTTAGATCCAGACTCACCAACATACACACAGTATTTGTCTACAGAAAACCTCTCTCAAAATATTAGCATCCATGATTGGGCTTTTAATGCAGTAGATGGAAATTTATATGCAGTAGAAAAAAATTCGAATATTTTATACCGTATTGACCCAATAACCAGTGTGGTTCAGTCACTGGGTGAAGTGCCAATTTTATCAGGATTAAATTATACTTATGGTGCTGTTTATTTTGATGCAGACGGACGTTTTTATGTGTCAGCAAACCAAACAGGAACTATTTATGCGATTCAAAATGTACAAGATGTAACCGCAACCTCATCTATGGACTCCAATTTATTTGCATTTGGACCTTCAAGTGCTAGTAATGATGGTGCGCGTTGTCCAACAGCTCCTGTGTTACAAGAAATTTGTGATAATGGAATTGATGATGACGGCGATGGTTTAATTGATTGTGAAGACCCTTCTTGTTCTGGTTTTGGAAGTTGTGCCGTTATTGCAGCGCCTACAACCGCTAATGATGGTGGATTAGAAAGTAATGGAAGATTATCGGAAGCGATTAACAAACGTAATTTTAATCGTGCTAAAAATAGTTATAAGTTTAATCAGAAAACAGCAAAGCGTGTCTCAAGAGATACAGGTAATACAGCATACAGGACAACAAGCAATAGTTTTCAATTGCAAGATTTTGTACCGCTAACAACTATTAATGAGGATTATGCAATCGACTCAACACCATTAGATTTATTAAATATTACAAATGCAACAGAGGTTTACTCTGTAGATTACATGCAGAATGGCGCTTCAATAGCATCAGTGTTAGCTTTGAAAACTGAAAATGGAGTGTATGAGCACACTAAATATATTTGCGATAGATTATTAGGTGCAGAGTTAATTTCAGTATCAACTATGGATATTAATGACCAAGCATTTATTAAATCAATTATAAAAAATGCTGATGGTAGTTTTGAATATGTAATAAGCTTAGCAGCCAAGGTGAAAAATAATGACGCTAATTTCGCAATAGAATCACATTGGAATTTAGACTTATATGAAGAAAACGTAACGTTTTATAATTTTCAAATATGGTCAGATTCGATGGATGATCTGTATAGTTTAGCTCAAGAAGTACTAAATTTATTAGATGCAGAAAAATCAATTTCTGATTATCAATTGTCAACACCGCCAACCGTATTTGTGAGAAAAGGGAAGTACAATAATGGTGCATTAGACCTTCAAATTATAAATACTAATGCAACTAATGCTGTAACTTTTGATTCTGGATTTAGAGTTACTGAAACCAGTGCTTTTGATTACACATCTTCTAACTTGGATTTAGATGAAAATTATATTACAGATATAACGGTGCAAACAGGACATTTATTTGATGTAGGGTTTAGGATTGGTGATGGTTTAAATACACCAGATGATTTATTTATGTCTGATGGTCCTTGGGGCGTAGATGATTCTGAAGGGAGCACAATAGTTAATACATATGAGGTTACAGAAAATACAATTGCCTTTGATGAGCAAGACTTTCCAGTAGAAAGAAACGTAATACTTAATGCAACAACAAGTACTTATTTTGCAACTTACAGAGCGCTGACACCACGTTTTAAGGCTGTGGATTTAACAGCTTATGATAGTTTTAATTTGCAAGCAAAAGGAACTGGTAACCTAGAAATTACTTTAGTTAAACAAAGTATCACTAATTGGGAAGAGCAATACAAGACAACTATTGCTTTGACAGACGATTTTGAAGAGGTTGAGATACCATTCGTAGATTTTGCATCAACATTAGGAGCAGAGTTCGATGCGAATGATATTGTAACAATTGTGTTTACTATTGTAAGTGAAGACGGTATAACAACGACTAAAGAAATGAATTTGCAAAATGTGCGCTTTTCTAATAAAAGTAGCTTGTCTACTACCAATTTTGAAGCTAATACAAATAGCCTAGCGATTTATCCAAATCCAATGGTTGATACTGCAAATCTACATTTTACGGTAAATAATACAGAAACAGTACAGTTAACAATTTATAACCAATTAGGTAAGATGGTATATAATACAACTGTAACAGCGCAGCCTGGAAAAAATCAGATTGCATTAGAAAAACAAAATTTAAGTACAGGATTATACATCTGTAAATTGTCAAGTACACAAATGCACTATAATCCCTTAAAGTTACTAGTTAAATAG
- a CDS encoding CAP domain-containing protein, with translation MSSNKPITMKKLAIITTVLLSAFLMSCSVQEDEIELPNEYKASVVNVEYTELDYEILELINAHRISKDLRVLTILNEASKEAIAHNHYMVNQGAASHDYFYVRSQNLKDVVNAITVSENVGYGFSSAQALVNAWLNSDGHRENIENPNVTDFGISTKKDAEGRHYFTNIFVKL, from the coding sequence TTGTCATCAAATAAACCAATCACGATGAAAAAATTAGCTATTATCACAACAGTCTTATTAAGTGCATTTTTAATGTCTTGTTCAGTTCAAGAGGATGAAATAGAGCTTCCGAATGAATATAAAGCAAGCGTTGTAAATGTAGAATATACTGAGCTAGACTATGAGATATTGGAGCTGATTAATGCCCACAGAATTTCTAAAGATTTAAGGGTGTTAACTATTTTAAATGAAGCTTCCAAGGAGGCTATTGCGCATAACCACTATATGGTTAATCAAGGTGCAGCAAGTCATGATTATTTTTATGTAAGATCTCAAAATTTAAAAGATGTGGTTAATGCAATAACCGTTTCAGAGAATGTAGGATATGGTTTTAGTAGTGCGCAAGCTTTAGTTAACGCGTGGTTGAATAGTGATGGGCATAGAGAAAATATAGAAAATCCAAATGTTACTGATTTTGGGATTTCAACTAAAAAAGATGCTGAAGGACGTCATTATTTTACTAATATATTTGTGAAGTTATAG
- a CDS encoding LytR/AlgR family response regulator transcription factor yields the protein MNCIIIDDEATARMIITQLCSNVPSLNVLEAFPNAMQAIKYLNQNEVDLIFLDIHMPDFTGFDFIETLKNPPKIVLTTSDPKFAIQAFEYDCIVDYLVKPITQERFQKGIDKAEAMHDVPATPAIPVSESEKVETSSGNDLYVNIDRRLIKIDIPSIYLVEAKGDYIQVKTEDKNYTVHSTLKKIEEKLPDSLFLKVHRSYIINIKKIIDIEDNSVLIKKDVIPVSRSNRPELMKRLNLL from the coding sequence ATGAATTGCATTATCATTGACGACGAAGCCACAGCAAGAATGATTATAACACAGTTATGTTCAAATGTGCCAAGTCTTAATGTTTTAGAGGCGTTTCCAAACGCTATGCAAGCCATAAAGTATTTAAATCAGAACGAAGTCGATTTGATTTTTTTAGATATACATATGCCAGATTTTACTGGTTTTGATTTTATAGAAACACTTAAAAATCCACCAAAAATAGTATTAACAACGTCAGATCCCAAATTTGCCATTCAGGCATTTGAATACGATTGTATTGTAGATTATTTGGTGAAGCCAATCACACAAGAACGCTTTCAAAAAGGAATTGATAAGGCTGAAGCCATGCATGATGTGCCCGCAACGCCTGCGATACCTGTTTCAGAGTCTGAAAAAGTGGAAACATCATCTGGTAATGACTTATATGTTAATATCGATAGACGTTTAATTAAAATAGATATTCCTAGTATTTATTTAGTGGAAGCCAAGGGGGATTATATTCAGGTTAAAACTGAAGATAAAAACTATACAGTCCATTCGACTTTAAAGAAAATAGAAGAAAAATTACCCGATAGTTTATTCTTAAAAGTACACCGGTCTTATATTATTAATATTAAAAAAATTATTGATATTGAAGATAATAGTGTGCTAATTAAAAAGGACGTTATCCCTGTAAGTCGTTCTAATAGGCCAGAGCTTATGAAACGATTGAACTTGCTTTAA
- a CDS encoding histidine kinase, translating to MEQPNQSYINNLSGGDEAFKQKLIDIIKKEFPEERQVYFDNFNAENYKLAADNVHKLKHKISILGLEKSYEVAVAYEISLEDGKTDEKEQFEAILDTITKYLEDI from the coding sequence ATGGAACAGCCTAATCAATCTTACATTAATAATTTGTCTGGAGGAGATGAAGCCTTTAAGCAAAAACTAATAGATATCATCAAAAAAGAGTTTCCTGAAGAGAGACAAGTGTATTTTGATAACTTTAATGCTGAAAATTATAAGTTAGCAGCAGATAATGTGCATAAACTTAAGCATAAAATTAGTATTTTAGGCCTTGAGAAAAGTTATGAGGTTGCAGTGGCTTACGAAATAAGTTTAGAAGACGGAAAAACCGACGAGAAAGAACAATTTGAAGCTATATTAGATACTATAACCAAATACCTTGAAGATATCTAA
- a CDS encoding sensor histidine kinase: MNSLLKRQIRKFLSEELKNNTDLKTFINAVDLSYNNFDEQSVMIQRAMAISSDELYSANRKLQQEADEQKEVIDKLKSVINTLKFYDLKEDKTSENIELTGSNLVDFIDNQTKEIIEVNKQKQSMLNELAHQNQELSDYAHMVSHDLKSPLRSIDALTAWLSDDYKDVLDANGKSTLHLIRTNVEKMDTLITGILEYSTIGKNEIEIYDVDVDKLIDDILNSIHIPQHINFTKTKLPIIKGDKYRLQQLFQNLIGNAIKYNDKEHGIINVGVEDKHDYWQFFIQDNGKGIEETYFDKIFKTFLKLENNPESSGIGLSIVKKIVELYGGKIWLESQVNIGTTFYFTLKKAPNGTA, translated from the coding sequence ATGAACTCATTATTAAAAAGACAAATACGTAAATTTTTAAGTGAAGAACTCAAGAATAATACGGATTTGAAGACATTTATCAATGCTGTGGATTTGTCTTATAATAATTTTGACGAACAATCAGTAATGATTCAAAGGGCTATGGCTATTAGTTCTGACGAATTATATAGTGCTAATAGAAAATTGCAACAAGAAGCTGATGAACAGAAAGAGGTCATTGATAAGCTAAAAAGCGTTATTAACACACTTAAGTTTTATGACTTAAAGGAGGACAAAACGTCTGAAAATATTGAATTGACCGGTTCTAATTTAGTTGATTTTATTGATAATCAAACTAAAGAGATTATCGAGGTGAATAAGCAAAAACAGTCTATGTTAAACGAGTTGGCGCATCAAAATCAAGAACTTAGTGATTATGCACATATGGTGTCTCATGATTTGAAATCGCCATTGCGAAGCATAGATGCATTAACAGCTTGGTTATCCGATGACTATAAGGATGTGTTGGATGCTAATGGAAAATCTACTTTGCATCTTATTAGAACTAATGTTGAAAAAATGGATACCCTAATTACTGGTATTTTAGAATATTCAACGATTGGCAAAAACGAAATAGAGATTTACGATGTTGATGTAGATAAACTTATTGACGATATATTAAATAGTATTCATATTCCACAGCATATTAACTTTACAAAAACCAAATTACCCATAATAAAAGGGGATAAATATCGATTGCAACAATTGTTTCAAAACCTAATTGGTAATGCTATAAAGTATAATGATAAGGAGCATGGTATTATTAATGTTGGAGTAGAAGACAAACATGATTATTGGCAATTTTTTATACAAGATAATGGAAAAGGTATTGAAGAAACCTACTTTGATAAAATTTTTAAAACCTTTTTAAAATTAGAAAATAACCCCGAGTCTTCTGGGATTGGATTATCTATTGTAAAGAAAATTGTTGAGTTATATGGTGGTAAGATATGGCTTGAATCTCAAGTTAATATTGGAACTACATTTTATTTCACCCTAAAAAAAGCCCCGAATGGAACAGCCTAA